From Aedes albopictus strain Foshan chromosome 1, AalbF5, whole genome shotgun sequence, one genomic window encodes:
- the LOC109416979 gene encoding uncharacterized protein LOC109416979 yields MITKEQLNQILTDNHYITISTAAVDVVVEDVNQMDCSDNERAMFLAHMIHESFGFTRWVEKNGPEMNYTPHYGRGYIYLTYRRNYRAYSRAIFGNPQELDENPDKVCESEKTMMRASMWVWENLVRPNGGPSRNNFYLTTKAIKGENEAVDSYVSLRRYSIYTDLARLLGVTDLAVNEDS; encoded by the coding sequence ATGATTACGAAAGAACAACTGAACCAGATCTTGACTGACAATCATTACATCACAATCAGTACGGCTGCTGTCGACGTTGTTGTCGAAGACGTCAACCAAATGGATTGTAGTGACAACGAAAGAGCCATGTTCCTGGCACATATGATCCACGAGAGCTTCGGATTTACGCGCTGGGTGGAGAAAAATGGACCGGAAATGAACTATACACCACACTACGGCCGGGGCTACATCTACTTAACCTATAGAAGAAACTACCGGGCATATTCGAGGGCGATCTTCGGAAATCCACAAGAACTGGATGAAAATCCTGACAAGGTGTGCGAATCTGAAAAAACGATGATGCGCGCTTCCATGTGGGTCTGGGAGAACTTAGTCCGCCCCAATGGAGGTCCTTCGAGAAACAACTTCTATCTGACAACCAAGGCGATCAAAGGTGAAAACGAGGCTGTAGACAGTTACGTGTCATTAAGGAGGTATAGCATCTATACTGACTTGGCCAGACTTCTCGGAGTTACGGACCTTGCAGTGAATGAAGATAGTTAA
- the LOC109428602 gene encoding uncharacterized protein LOC109428602, with the protein MVATAQLNLILSSCGYVPLRSSVDCIIVRHINGMTICANEAAMFLAHLIHESDGFQRRSEQSSKINKGSGGRYYGRGYLMLTQDYNYRAASLTIFGDERLLETPDIVSDSEDMSMCVSVWFWENYVRPAGGPSKNNFGLTTKMIACPLKSPCNEVVRKMYNYYLVAARILGVRNLAVEQ; encoded by the coding sequence ATGGTAGCGACAGCACAATTAAACCTCATCTTGTCATCCTGTGGATACGTTCCACTCAGAAGCTCTGTTGATTGCATTATTGTCCGACATATCAACGGCATGACTATTTGCGCCAACGAAGCGGCTATGTTCCTGGCGCATCTGATCCACGAGAGCGACGGGTTCCAGCGTCGCAGTGAACAGTCCAGCAAAATCAACAAAGGTAGCGGAGGACGCTACTATGGCCGCGGTTACCTTATGTTGACCCAGGACTATAACTACCGGGCTGCTTCGTTGACGATCTTCGGTGATGAACGGCTTCTGGAAACTCCCGACATAGTGTCCGACAGTGAGGATATGTCGATGTGCGTTTCGGTGTGGTTTTGGGAGAATTATGTTCGTCCAGCCGGAGGACCTTCGAAGAACAACTTCGGACTGACAACCAAGATGATCGCATGTCCTTTGAAGTCGCCGTGCAATGAAGTGGTACGGAAGATGTACAACTACTATCTGGTGGCGGCAAGAATACTTGGAGTCAGGAATCTAGCTGTAGAACAGTGA